One window from the genome of Macaca fascicularis isolate 582-1 chromosome 7, T2T-MFA8v1.1 encodes:
- the TPM1 gene encoding tropomyosin alpha-1 chain isoform X21 codes for MKVIESRAQKDEEKMEIQEIQLKEAKHIAEDADRKYEEVARKLVIIESDLERAEERAELSEGQVRQLEEQLRIMDQTLKALMAAEDKYSQKEDKYEEEIKVLSDKLKEAETRAEFAERSVTKLEKSIDDLEDELYAQKLKYKAISEELDHALNDMTSI; via the exons ATGAAAGTCATTGAGAGTCGAGCccaaaaggatgaagaaaaaatggaaattcagGAGATCCAACTAAAAGAGGCCAAGCACATTGCTGAAGATGCCGACCGCAAATATGAAGAG GTGGCCCGTAAGCTGGTCATCATTGAGAGTGACCTGGAACGTGCAGAGGAGCGGGCTGAGCTCTCAGAAGG CCAAGTCCGACAGCTGGAAGAACAATTAAGAATAATGGATCAGACCTTGAAAGCATTAATGGCTGCAGAGGATAAG TACTCGCAGAAGGAAGACAAATATGAGGAAGAGATCAAGGTCCTTTCCGACAAGCTGAAGGAG GCTGAGACTCGGGCTGAGTTTGCGGAGAGGTCAGTAACTAAATTGGAGAAAAGCATTGATGACTTAGAAG ACGAGCTGTACGCTCAGAAACTGAAGTACAAAGCCATCAGCGAGGAGCTGGACCACGCTCTCAACGATATGACTTCCAT
- the TPM1 gene encoding tropomyosin alpha-1 chain isoform X20 has translation MKVIESRAQKDEEKMEIQEIQLKEAKHIAEDADRKYEEVARKLVIIESDLERAEERAELSEGKCAELEEELKTVTNNLKSLEAQAEKYSQKEDKYEEEIKVLSDKLKEAETRAEFAERSVTKLEKSIDDLEDELYAQKLKYKAISEELDHALNDMTSI, from the exons ATGAAAGTCATTGAGAGTCGAGCccaaaaggatgaagaaaaaatggaaattcagGAGATCCAACTAAAAGAGGCCAAGCACATTGCTGAAGATGCCGACCGCAAATATGAAGAG GTGGCCCGTAAGCTGGTCATCATTGAGAGTGACCTGGAACGTGCAGAGGAGCGGGCTGAGCTCTCAGAAGG CAAATGTGCCGAGCTTGAAGAAGAATTGAAAACTGTGACGAACAACTTGAAGTCACTGGAGGCTCAGGCTGAGAAG TACTCGCAGAAGGAAGACAAATATGAGGAAGAGATCAAGGTCCTTTCCGACAAGCTGAAGGAG GCTGAGACTCGGGCTGAGTTTGCGGAGAGGTCAGTAACTAAATTGGAGAAAAGCATTGATGACTTAGAAG ACGAGCTGTACGCTCAGAAACTGAAGTACAAAGCCATCAGCGAGGAGCTGGACCACGCTCTCAACGATATGACTTCCAT